The following is a genomic window from Deinococcus betulae.
CGGTCACGGTGGGCCCGGCTCATGTTCGCCTGCAACTTGAAGATGAAGCCCGCAAAGCCCGCTTCCGGGGCGCGCTCGCCCAAGTTGGTCTCGACTGGGCCGGGCGGTGGGGCCAGCTCCACGAAGTTCTGCAGGAAGTGTTCCACGCCGAAGTTGTTCATGGCGCTGCCGAAGAAGACGGGGGTTAGCTCGCCGTTCAGGAAGGCGTCCGCCTCGAACTCTGGCATGGCGCCCTGAATCAGCTCCACGTCTTCGCGCAGTTTGGCGGCCAGGTCAGCGCCCACTAAGGCGTCCAGTTGCGGATCGTCCAGGCCAGCCGTCTGCACAGGCGCCCGGTGCTTGCCGCCCGAGGTGCGTTCGAAGGCCAGCACTTGCCCGGTTTGCAGGTCATACACGCCCTTGAAGTCCGGGCCGTCGCCAATCGGCCAGGTCAGTGGCACCACCGTGATCTTTAGGATGCCTTCCACCTGAGCAATCAGCTCAAAGGGGTCCTGGGCGGGGCGGTCCATCTTGTTCACGAAGGTCAGGATGGGAATGCCGCGGTTGCGGCACACCGCAAAGAGCTTCTCAGTCTGGGCCTGGACCCCACGCGCGGCGTCCAGCACCATCAGGGCGCTGTCGGCGGCCGTCAGGGTGCGGTAGGTGTCCTCGCTGAAGTCCTGGTGACCAGGGGTGTCCAGCAGGTTGACGTGCCGGCCCTGGTACTCGAAGGTCAGCGCACTGCTGGAAATAGAGATGCCGCGCTGCTGCTCAATGCTCATCCAGTCGGACTTGGTGTGAGAGCGGCCCTCTTTGGCCGTCACGCTGCCGGCTTCCTGAATGGCGCCGCCATAGAGGAGCAGTTTTTCGGTGATAGTCGTCTTCCCGGCGTCCGGGTGAGAGATGATGGCGAAGGTGCGGCGCCGGGCGATTTCCTGCGGCAGCGCGGCGGGGTTGGTCTCGGGGCTGGTCATGGGAACTCCTGCGGGCAGCGGTGAGAGCGGCCCGAACACTGAAGGTGGTGAAACAAACGTGGTCTCGACTCTCGCTACGGGGGCGTGAGGAGAACCGTCATGCGGCCATGATAGCGGGCGCGGGGGCCAGCCGTCATCTGGGGCCGTGACCCAGGGCCAAAAGGGCGTAGGCTGAGGGCATGACCTCTGCCTCACGCGCCGGCTGGGCCGCCGTTCTGGCCACCGCCATCGCCTCCGCGGCCTTTCTGGCAACTGGCATCTTTGTGGTGCGCGGCCTGACCGACCTGAAAAATGCCAGCGACGTGATTAACGTCACCGGCAGCGCCCGGCGGTCCATTACTTCGGACCTGGCGGTGTGGACGTTTACGGTGCGCAGCGAGAGTGAGGACAGCCTCCAGGCGGCCTACGCGCAGTTCCGCGCCGCGCAGCCGGCCCTGGACCGCTTTGTGCGCGGACAGAACTTCGGCGCCGAGGAGCTGCGCCGCGAGCCGGTCAGCGCCGCCCCCGAAACCTACACCGTTATTGAAACCATCGGCGGCGAGAACGAGGAAGTCGAGCGCACGCGCTACGTGGTCAGCCAGGCGTACCGCGCCCAGTCGGGCGATATCGCCAAGATTCAGACCGCGGTGGGGGCCGCCACCGCCAGCTTCGTGGACGCCAGCACCGGGGGCGTCACGGTGGAAAGTGGCGCCATCAGCTACCTGTACACCAAGCTGGCCGACGTGCGCCTGGCCCTCCTGAAAGACGCCAGCCAGGACGCCCAGCGCCGCGCCCAGGCCATTGCCGAGAGCGCGGGCAACGAGGTCGGCGCTGTCAAAAATGCCCGTATGGGCGTTTTTCAGATCACGCCGCGCTTTGAAACCAGCGTGGAGGACAGTGGCAGCTACGACACCCGCAGCCTGGAAAAGGACGTGACAGCCGTGGTTGAGATTGATTTTGTGGTGAGGTAACCCCCTCCATTTGGTGCAGAGGTCGGGCGGACCCTGGGCGCTGCCCCCTGAACCTCGGCTGACAGTGGGAGGGCCGCCGGGCCGGAGAGCTGACAGAGGGCTGAACAGGGCCTGCTGTGATGAGAGCAGAGGAAGTCTTCTCGTTCTCATCGCCCAGGAGGCCCTGACCATGACCCGACCACTCCTTGTTCTGCTGCTGCTCAGTGCGCCGGCCAGCGCCGCGTCCCCCGCTTACCTGGATGTGGCCACCAGTCCCAAGGGCAGCACGGCTGCTGACATGTTCCGCGATCTGGGGCAGGTGTCTATTGGCGCTTCGTTCCTGCGCCAACGGCAGACCTCGGGCAGCGTGGAGAATCTGGACCTGCTGCTGAACAACCAGGTGTCGCTGGCGTTCGTGCAGCTGGACGTGCTCAAGGCCCGCGACCAGATTGACCACGACGAGCGGGTGCGCGCCCTGAAGACGCTGCTGCCCCTGAATTTCGACGAGATTCATCTGCTGGCGCGGCCCGCCGTGGAGAAGACCAACTTGCTGGGCAAGACGACGGTCAGCGGTGTTCAGAAGTTCAGTGACCTCAGGGGCCGCAAGCTGGGTGCCTGGGGCGGCAGCGTGGTGACCGCGCGCGTGCTCAGTGCCAAGGCAGGCCTGCCTCTGACCATTCAGGAATACCGGGGCCGTGAAGAGGCGCTGGCCGCCCTGAGCGCGGGCCAGGTGGACGCCGTGCTGGCGGTGGCTGGGCAGCCTGTGGACTGGGTCAAAGCCCTGAGCCCTGCCGCTTACCGCCTGCTGCCCCTGGACATTGCGCCGGCGCGTGTGAATGGGTTTTACCGGCCGGCCACGCTGCGTTACGCCGGTCTGGGCGGGAATGTAGGCACCTACGCCGTGCAGCGCCTGCTGGTCACGCGCGATTTCAAGACCCCCGAACGCCGCGCCGCTCTGCTGGCCTACCAGAAGTGCGCCCTGTCCAAGCTGACTCAGCTGCAAGAAACCCAGGGCTTTCACCCCAAGTGGACTGACGTGACCTTTAAAGAACAGACCTGGCCCCGGTTCAAGTAAGCCGAGGTGGTCGGCCGCTGGTTGCTGCGGCGTTTGCGCATGTTTTAGGGGGCCGCATCGTCTTGGCAGCGCCGGTGCCCCGCTGCTCTCAGGCCGGGGTCACCGGGACGAGGCTGTGCCCCTGACCACGGCTGTCAAAGTTCTTTAAGTCTGACAGAGCCTGTACCCTGAGGTCATGACACCTCTGGCTGGGCGGCGGCCCAGGGTCAGCCTGCGCGGGTCTCCTGAAGGTCAGGTGCAGTGGGCAGTGGGCAGCATGACCGTCGCCCTGCGCCCTCTCCACCGTGGCGACGAGGAAGCGGCGGTGCGCTGGTCCGCTGACCCCGAGTTCTGCCGCGCCGCCGACTGGACGCCGGGCCTGGCCGCGCGTGTGGTGAGGCGCCACTGGCAAAGCCTGATAGCCGCCCGCGACCCGACCTTTCGCCGCTTTGGCCTGACGCTGGACGGGCGACTGGTGGGGTACGCCGACCTGGCCGACCTGACCGCGCAGAGCGGCGAACTGGGCATCGCGGTGGGCGAGCGGGCGCTGTGGGGGCAGGGCATTGCCGCTCAGGGATGCCGGGCGCTGCTGGCCTGGGCCTGGTCGCAGGAACTGCAGGAAGTCACGGCGCAGGTGCATGAACCAAACGCCCGCTCTCACGCCCTGCTGGCTCGACTGGGCTTTCAGGCTGTGGGCTGGGGCCCGCCGGAACCCTACCAGGGGGAGGTCGTGCCGGTGCGGCACTACCGCCTGGTCAGGCCGAGTTGACCACGTGTCCGGCTGCGCGCAGGGCGTCCACTGCCCGGCCCAGGTCGGCGCCCGCCACCAGCACATAGTCGGTATTGAATGTGGACAGCGCAAAAATGCCCACGTCAGCGTCACGCAGCGGATTCAGGACGCTGGCCAGAATGCCGGTGAGGCTGAAGTCAAAGGGCCCAGCCAGTTTCAGGGCGCGCCAGCCAGGCTGGGTGGTCACGCCTGCCGGCACGGCGTCAGCGGCGCACACCACCGACAGTTCATCGGGGGCGCCCACCACACACCAGACCTCGCCCTGGGTGGCCCAGAGGGGCAAAGGGCTCGCGCCAGGCAGCTGTGACACGGCGTAATCGCCACTCAGGACCGTCAGGGTCAGGTGCATGCCCGCAGCCTACCGGGCGCTGGCCCCCACCATTTGGCCAGGGCGGGAGACTGGCCAGGCGGAGGGCGTGTTTGACCGGCCTGGGGCGCACCATGGGGCCATGACAACCTTTTCTGAACTTTCGAATGGCCTCGCCGGAGCCGTTGAAGCGGCTGCCCCAAGTGTCGTGAGTGTGCGCGCGGCGCGGCCCGTCAGCGGTACCGTCATCGCCCCCGGCGAGGTGCTGACCGCCGCCCACCTGCTGCACACCGATGAGGTGAGCGTGGTGGACGCGCAGGGCCAGACCTTCAGCGCCGCCGTGGTGGGCCGGGACCCCGGCAGTGACCTGGCCCTCCTGCGGGTGGCTGGACTAGACGCCCCCGCCCTGACCGCCACCCACGAGACGCGAGTGGGCGAGCTGCTGCTGGCGGTGGGCCGTCCCCCGCACGGCGTGCAGGCGGCGCTGGGCTTCATGGAGCGGGGGCCGGAACGCGGCTGGCTGCCAGCTGGGGCAGCTCCGTTCCGGGGGGTCAGTGGCGGCGCCCTGGTGGACGCGCGCGGCGGCCTGGTGGGCCTGCTGAACGCGGGCGTGTCGCGCGGCGAACTGCTGGCCGTCCCCGCCGAGCGCGCCCTCAAGGTGGCGGGTCTGCTGGGCACCACGGGCCGGGTGCCTCGCGGTT
Proteins encoded in this region:
- a CDS encoding SIMPL domain-containing protein (The SIMPL domain is named for its presence in mouse protein SIMPL (signalling molecule that associates with mouse pelle-like kinase). Bacterial member BP26, from Brucella, was shown to assemble into a channel-like structure, while YggE from E. coli has been associated with resistance to oxidative stress.), with translation MTSASRAGWAAVLATAIASAAFLATGIFVVRGLTDLKNASDVINVTGSARRSITSDLAVWTFTVRSESEDSLQAAYAQFRAAQPALDRFVRGQNFGAEELRREPVSAAPETYTVIETIGGENEEVERTRYVVSQAYRAQSGDIAKIQTAVGAATASFVDASTGGVTVESGAISYLYTKLADVRLALLKDASQDAQRRAQAIAESAGNEVGAVKNARMGVFQITPRFETSVEDSGSYDTRSLEKDVTAVVEIDFVVR
- a CDS encoding ACT domain-containing protein, whose translation is MHLTLTVLSGDYAVSQLPGASPLPLWATQGEVWCVVGAPDELSVVCAADAVPAGVTTQPGWRALKLAGPFDFSLTGILASVLNPLRDADVGIFALSTFNTDYVLVAGADLGRAVDALRAAGHVVNSA
- a CDS encoding TAXI family TRAP transporter solute-binding subunit, whose protein sequence is MTRPLLVLLLLSAPASAASPAYLDVATSPKGSTAADMFRDLGQVSIGASFLRQRQTSGSVENLDLLLNNQVSLAFVQLDVLKARDQIDHDERVRALKTLLPLNFDEIHLLARPAVEKTNLLGKTTVSGVQKFSDLRGRKLGAWGGSVVTARVLSAKAGLPLTIQEYRGREEALAALSAGQVDAVLAVAGQPVDWVKALSPAAYRLLPLDIAPARVNGFYRPATLRYAGLGGNVGTYAVQRLLVTRDFKTPERRAALLAYQKCALSKLTQLQETQGFHPKWTDVTFKEQTWPRFK
- a CDS encoding GNAT family N-acetyltransferase, with product MTPLAGRRPRVSLRGSPEGQVQWAVGSMTVALRPLHRGDEEAAVRWSADPEFCRAADWTPGLAARVVRRHWQSLIAARDPTFRRFGLTLDGRLVGYADLADLTAQSGELGIAVGERALWGQGIAAQGCRALLAWAWSQELQEVTAQVHEPNARSHALLARLGFQAVGWGPPEPYQGEVVPVRHYRLVRPS
- a CDS encoding peptide chain release factor 3; protein product: MTSPETNPAALPQEIARRRTFAIISHPDAGKTTITEKLLLYGGAIQEAGSVTAKEGRSHTKSDWMSIEQQRGISISSSALTFEYQGRHVNLLDTPGHQDFSEDTYRTLTAADSALMVLDAARGVQAQTEKLFAVCRNRGIPILTFVNKMDRPAQDPFELIAQVEGILKITVVPLTWPIGDGPDFKGVYDLQTGQVLAFERTSGGKHRAPVQTAGLDDPQLDALVGADLAAKLREDVELIQGAMPEFEADAFLNGELTPVFFGSAMNNFGVEHFLQNFVELAPPPGPVETNLGERAPEAGFAGFIFKLQANMSRAHRDRTAYMRVMSGHFERGMDVTHTRTGRKLRLSQAHTLFAQDREKVEEAYPGDIVGLVNPGVFQIGDVVSVDAKVALPGFPRFTPETFATVALRDVGKRKAFMKGLTQLAEEGVVQVFYPTDGARDPYLGAVGPLQFEVFQARLQEEYGVDVEMNITSYGLVRWLAGDPAGVARFARHVEDDQGRPVMLFRSRYDLEYTAEQHPEIEFLPLPKDLTRV
- a CDS encoding S1C family serine protease; translation: MTTFSELSNGLAGAVEAAAPSVVSVRAARPVSGTVIAPGEVLTAAHLLHTDEVSVVDAQGQTFSAAVVGRDPGSDLALLRVAGLDAPALTATHETRVGELLLAVGRPPHGVQAALGFMERGPERGWLPAGAAPFRGVSGGALVDARGGLVGLLNAGVSRGELLAVPAERALKVAGLLGTTGRVPRGYLGLSTQPVHFPGEDQPEDLHGHPHRGRRGWGGPRGPWGHGPDREGRRGERGRLGLTVVQVAAGSPGEAAGLRVGDVLLALNGEPMRHPRELLSAVRERANDTLILRVLRAGQEQDVPVTVGER